Proteins from a single region of Dyadobacter fanqingshengii:
- a CDS encoding transglutaminase family protein: MKYKLIHKTEYKYAEAVNNYHSLVCLAPRSLPDQLCQNFTIHISPEPSHIIARKDFYGNTTHYFSLHSPHKTLTVRTTAMVERITDATGSLFLPSEESSETARQRLLGDRALKISLLEYMLPSPMVKWDYEVRNFAKDCFQEGVPLYECVKALCRKIYSEFDFVPDFTTVHTPIKDVLTAKKGVCQDFSHLAIACIRSYGFAARYVSGYLETLPPPGKQKLQGSDASHAWISVYIPDYGWCDFDPTNNIVPGERHIVTAWGRDYSDVPPLKGIIFSYGKHTLSVEVDVIPV, from the coding sequence ATGAAATATAAACTGATCCATAAAACGGAATATAAATACGCAGAGGCGGTCAATAATTACCACAGTCTGGTATGTCTTGCGCCGCGGTCATTGCCCGATCAGTTATGCCAGAACTTTACCATTCATATTTCACCGGAACCCTCGCACATTATTGCGCGCAAGGATTTTTACGGAAATACGACCCATTATTTTTCCCTGCATTCTCCGCACAAAACGCTCACCGTGCGCACTACGGCAATGGTGGAGCGGATTACGGATGCTACCGGATCGTTGTTTCTGCCCTCGGAGGAATCCAGTGAAACAGCGCGTCAGCGGCTGCTCGGCGATCGTGCATTGAAAATTTCTTTGCTGGAATATATGCTTCCAAGCCCAATGGTCAAGTGGGACTACGAGGTCAGGAATTTTGCCAAAGATTGTTTTCAGGAGGGAGTGCCGCTATATGAATGTGTGAAAGCGCTTTGCCGGAAAATTTATAGTGAGTTCGATTTTGTCCCTGATTTCACAACTGTACATACGCCCATCAAGGATGTTTTAACTGCCAAGAAAGGTGTTTGTCAGGATTTTTCGCATCTGGCCATTGCCTGTATAAGAAGTTACGGATTTGCGGCGCGTTACGTAAGCGGATATTTAGAAACATTACCACCGCCCGGAAAACAGAAATTACAAGGCTCAGACGCGTCGCACGCATGGATCTCGGTTTACATTCCCGATTACGGCTGGTGTGATTTTGACCCAACAAATAACATTGTTCCGGGCGAGCGGCATATTGTTACCGCATGGGGCCGCGATTACAGCGACGTGCCGCCGTTGAAGGGGATCATTTTCAGTTATGGAAAGCATACGCTTTCGGTGGAAGTGGATGTGATTCCGGTGTAA